In the Pyrolobus fumarii 1A genome, one interval contains:
- a CDS encoding undecaprenyl-diphosphate phosphatase, producing the protein MDTSHTSWLLAALLQGLLEWLPVSSSGVLVLLGLPYREVLAIHLATSLGGLVYLAARRSKRLPRLLIGWGLLPLVAGAPIALILEDTAASLPPSTLETLTLTLYTVTLLALLARIAARTKHSKPRMADRLVLGVFEGLAVLPGVSRSGVTAAYLAARGLDPRIVTDAVIASGVVAGGAAGLYELLAHGAAMDPIMFTVTLLASIASAWILSSIGERSATLLSIVIVAGILASMAAHLLLV; encoded by the coding sequence GTGGACACGTCACACACATCTTGGCTTCTGGCCGCGCTCCTCCAGGGGCTTCTAGAGTGGCTCCCCGTGAGTAGCAGTGGTGTTCTAGTGCTCCTCGGCCTACCCTACCGGGAGGTTCTCGCCATACACCTTGCTACGAGCCTAGGCGGCCTGGTATACCTCGCGGCTAGGAGGAGTAAGCGGCTTCCAAGGCTGCTGATAGGATGGGGTCTCCTGCCGCTGGTGGCCGGCGCGCCAATAGCACTGATACTCGAGGATACCGCGGCCAGCCTCCCGCCAAGCACGCTAGAGACACTCACGCTTACACTCTACACTGTGACCCTCCTCGCCCTCCTAGCCCGTATAGCGGCTCGCACGAAGCACTCCAAGCCACGCATGGCGGATAGGCTCGTACTGGGTGTATTCGAGGGCCTGGCTGTTCTACCCGGCGTCTCGAGGAGTGGCGTCACTGCGGCCTACCTCGCCGCTCGCGGCCTAGACCCCAGGATAGTCACGGACGCCGTGATAGCGTCTGGTGTCGTGGCTGGGGGCGCGGCGGGACTCTACGAGTTGCTAGCTCACGGGGCGGCAATGGACCCAATAATGTTCACTGTGACCCTCCTAGCGTCGATCGCCTCGGCATGGATCCTAAGCAGCATAGGCGAGAGGAGTGCAACGCTATTATCCATAGTGATAGTGGCTGGTATACTCGCGAGCATGGCGGCGCACCTGCTCCTAGTATAA
- a CDS encoding DUF2299 domain-containing protein, protein MQSLIEQVESVARKAGLRVEEPRGVAPPPGMEWVRDIIAEGPGIRVVVRVAGSERDRRLVLIMPIGFSEVHMRLIQGLPLEERMALLARLLREVIHVCPYCRVGVGGAPTTPQGIIAEIHYVDGVPDSQRLLDDITRLISVFMAVNTVLWERFPGTMPGHEKPQLYT, encoded by the coding sequence TTGCAGAGCCTCATAGAGCAAGTGGAGAGTGTGGCCCGTAAAGCCGGTCTACGCGTCGAGGAGCCCCGGGGAGTCGCGCCACCCCCGGGCATGGAATGGGTGCGCGACATTATAGCCGAGGGGCCTGGTATCCGCGTGGTTGTGCGCGTAGCGGGCTCCGAGAGGGATAGGCGTCTAGTGCTCATAATGCCTATTGGCTTCTCCGAGGTGCACATGAGGCTCATTCAGGGGCTGCCCCTCGAGGAGAGGATGGCGCTTCTTGCTAGGCTGCTACGCGAGGTTATACACGTCTGCCCGTATTGCCGTGTTGGCGTAGGCGGGGCGCCTACAACACCCCAGGGCATTATAGCCGAGATACACTATGTGGATGGCGTGCCTGACTCGCAACGCCTACTAGACGACATAACGAGGCTGATAAGCGTCTTCATGGCTGTCAACACGGTCCTTTGGGAGAGGTTCCCGGGTACCATGCCAGGCCACGAGAAGCCCCAGCTCTACACTTGA
- a CDS encoding PIN domain-containing protein — protein sequence MTHATRVVVDTYAWVEVLRGSREGRKALEVIGAAQEVYTPSIVLVELAAKLAREGASEEEIHDTLREILEASDLVEITPRLAVEAAKCRRILEEHAKRRGLRSKPSLADAIILAAARMLGAKVLTGDKHFEGLPETIWLG from the coding sequence TTGACGCACGCGACTAGAGTTGTTGTCGACACGTACGCGTGGGTCGAGGTGCTAAGGGGTAGTAGGGAGGGTCGTAAAGCGCTTGAAGTGATAGGCGCTGCTCAGGAGGTTTACACCCCTAGCATCGTGCTTGTTGAGCTTGCAGCGAAGCTCGCTAGAGAGGGCGCCAGCGAAGAAGAGATACACGATACGCTCAGAGAGATTCTCGAGGCTAGCGACCTTGTCGAGATAACGCCCCGCTTGGCTGTCGAGGCTGCAAAGTGCAGGAGAATTCTAGAGGAGCATGCGAAGAGGCGCGGGTTGAGAAGCAAACCGAGCTTAGCAGATGCGATCATACTAGCTGCGGCGAGGATGCTGGGCGCCAAGGTGTTAACCGGTGATAAACACTTCGAGGGGCTCCCAGAGACTATTTGGCTCGGGTGA
- a CDS encoding type II toxin-antitoxin system VapC family toxin produces the protein MKILLDASVYAPLVILAGSRLLRIADRLAILDLTVYEVCNAFWKEARKLHRISTDDAIVACKAAYKASKRITVIGLDDSIVEVAMRIAAEQNITFYDASYIAASIKLGLHLASEDKDILKAGPRYGLTPLRLQDVTLLLERS, from the coding sequence TTGAAGATACTGCTCGATGCTAGCGTCTATGCTCCTCTCGTTATCCTCGCTGGCTCTCGTCTCCTCAGGATAGCGGACAGGCTGGCGATTCTTGACCTCACGGTATATGAGGTCTGCAACGCCTTCTGGAAGGAGGCTAGAAAGCTGCACAGAATAAGCACTGACGACGCTATTGTCGCGTGCAAAGCGGCCTACAAGGCGTCAAAGAGGATAACGGTAATCGGTTTGGACGATAGCATCGTTGAAGTGGCTATGCGGATAGCAGCCGAACAGAACATTACATTCTATGATGCGAGCTACATAGCCGCGTCCATCAAACTCGGGCTACACTTGGCCAGCGAGGACAAGGATATACTAAAAGCGGGTCCACGATACGGCCTTACACCCTTGCGTCTACAGGATGTAACGCTGCTCTTGGAACGTAGCTAG
- a CDS encoding DUF167 domain-containing protein has product MEEKIRSILEKHVYDGPGYVDIIVYVKPEQRESKLVLEGDDLVFHTVEPDVAGRPNADLVRYLAQLLNIPTSRVEVVYGTRDTTKRVRIYEVDRDTVIEALVKVLASSEESS; this is encoded by the coding sequence ATGGAGGAGAAGATCCGGAGTATACTCGAGAAGCACGTGTATGACGGCCCCGGCTACGTAGACATCATAGTGTATGTTAAGCCGGAGCAACGCGAGTCCAAGCTGGTACTCGAGGGAGACGACCTAGTGTTCCACACGGTAGAACCAGATGTGGCTGGGAGGCCCAATGCAGACCTAGTGAGGTACCTTGCTCAGCTGCTAAACATCCCAACCTCTAGGGTCGAGGTGGTGTACGGCACTAGGGACACCACGAAACGCGTGCGTATCTATGAGGTCGACCGCGACACGGTCATAGAGGCGTTGGTAAAGGTGCTAGCTAGCAGCGAGGAGAGCAGCTAG
- a CDS encoding ribbon-helix-helix protein, CopG family, which translates to MTEVTTIKVSKNTLRGLERLKRIMGASSYDEVIRELIREYRASRLSRLMGRRPGLSPLREEERLDARD; encoded by the coding sequence GTGACAGAGGTTACTACGATAAAGGTGTCGAAGAATACCCTACGCGGGCTTGAGAGGCTCAAGAGGATCATGGGAGCATCCAGCTACGACGAGGTTATACGCGAGTTGATACGCGAGTACCGTGCCTCGAGACTATCGAGACTCATGGGCAGGAGGCCTGGCCTATCACCGCTGAGAGAGGAGGAGAGGCTTGACGCACGCGACTAG
- a CDS encoding tRNA(Met) cytidine acetyltransferase TmcA domain-containing protein, producing the protein MEAKRAIEALEALVGGLRGGGYRGLAVILGEPGDVYSVVSRVEARDSLLVYWPGRGVDTARQLLRGWDMVFVGHLHERLGEEHDVVVIDAFEGLQANTLAAAAEMVRGGGVLILASHGWNGFSAPESLGLFAERLRRHIERMSINRVVIELGSGRVSTTRIESGPSRWWSGVEPRGGIPGWLARLLCCEDQVRVVEEARRLVKSYEAGVLLVTGDRGRGKSAAVGLALAALIAEKLVGDVVVTGPSEASVQTLFSWLARGLRAARIRFKAWGPGRLYHGLKGAWFRVRYLEPWRAEPAPLVVIEEAAAVGPARVRRLAGRARNTIAVTTVHGYEGSGRYWLRVLIEQLPSPRVVELRTPVRFAPGDPLEQLLNRLLLLAPSDPDQLPVCRSVSGEATG; encoded by the coding sequence TTGGAGGCAAAGCGTGCCATCGAGGCCCTGGAGGCTCTAGTGGGTGGCTTGCGTGGCGGCGGCTACCGTGGCCTTGCGGTTATCCTCGGCGAGCCTGGCGACGTCTATAGTGTGGTGTCCCGTGTTGAGGCTCGCGACTCGCTTCTTGTCTACTGGCCGGGGCGTGGCGTTGACACCGCGAGGCAGCTGCTAAGAGGCTGGGACATGGTCTTTGTGGGCCACTTGCACGAGAGGCTGGGAGAGGAGCACGATGTCGTTGTCATTGACGCGTTTGAGGGTCTGCAGGCTAACACGCTGGCCGCCGCAGCGGAGATGGTTAGGGGCGGTGGCGTACTCATACTCGCCTCTCACGGGTGGAACGGGTTCTCCGCACCAGAGTCCCTCGGTCTCTTCGCAGAGAGGCTCCGTAGACACATCGAGCGGATGAGCATCAACCGGGTGGTAATCGAGTTAGGCTCGGGTCGCGTGTCCACCACGCGTATAGAGAGTGGCCCCTCACGCTGGTGGAGTGGTGTCGAGCCGCGGGGCGGCATACCTGGGTGGCTAGCGAGGCTCCTGTGCTGCGAGGATCAGGTTAGGGTTGTGGAGGAGGCTAGGCGTCTAGTCAAGAGCTACGAGGCCGGCGTGCTGCTGGTGACGGGCGACCGGGGACGCGGCAAGAGCGCTGCTGTGGGGCTCGCACTGGCCGCGTTGATAGCCGAGAAGCTCGTCGGCGATGTTGTCGTCACGGGGCCTAGCGAGGCTAGCGTACAGACGCTCTTCTCGTGGCTGGCTAGGGGGTTGAGGGCGGCGCGTATCCGGTTCAAGGCGTGGGGGCCTGGCAGACTCTACCATGGGTTGAAGGGCGCGTGGTTCCGCGTCCGCTACCTTGAGCCGTGGAGAGCCGAGCCAGCCCCGCTAGTCGTGATAGAGGAGGCTGCGGCTGTAGGCCCTGCCCGTGTACGTAGGCTCGCTGGGCGCGCGAGAAACACGATAGCCGTGACGACGGTGCACGGCTACGAGGGTAGCGGCAGGTACTGGCTCCGCGTCCTCATCGAGCAGCTGCCGTCCCCCCGCGTGGTCGAGCTTAGAACGCCCGTTAGGTTCGCGCCGGGCGACCCGCTAGAGCAGCTTCTAAACCGTCTCCTCCTCCTAGCGCCGTCCGATCCAGACCAGCTCCCGGTGTGTAGGAGTGTCTCGGGCGAGGCTACCGGTTAA
- a CDS encoding DUF3267 domain-containing protein, which produces MEAPSIPLLLAAYTATIVLHELIHYIVARLAGVEGLRFVVDAKRGAIGFTYERATPMAIRVAALAPQLLTVVLLAVWLVTGAVEALLTAILNIVGSVNDLANSVKPVIPVPAERLDAPRLD; this is translated from the coding sequence ATGGAAGCGCCGAGCATACCACTCCTGCTAGCCGCGTACACAGCGACGATAGTGCTACACGAGCTGATACACTACATTGTTGCTAGGCTGGCAGGTGTCGAGGGTCTACGTTTTGTCGTTGACGCGAAGCGCGGCGCGATAGGGTTTACGTATGAGAGGGCCACACCGATGGCAATCCGCGTGGCTGCACTAGCGCCACAACTACTCACAGTCGTGTTGCTAGCGGTGTGGCTCGTAACGGGCGCGGTCGAGGCCCTCCTAACCGCCATTCTAAACATCGTGGGCAGTGTCAACGACCTCGCGAACAGTGTTAAACCCGTTATACCTGTGCCCGCAGAGCGTCTTGACGCGCCACGTCTAGACTAG
- a CDS encoding aminopeptidase: MSIVFPAYLEKYARLLVDYSVEVKRGDRVVIRTWLEALPLARLVYREVLRRGAHPALYLEDDILAEIFYREASDEQIDFVDALRRSIYTEFDVVITLFAPSHLKNLVSIPPEKQARRSKALEPYFTRFLQEAAEGKKRWVLAAYPTLAMAQEAGMTPIEFEEFVARAVKVTEDDPVAAWRRQAEYQRRIVDEILSKADELVFKGPGIDLTVKVGGRRWIVDDGHENMPGGEVFTGPVEDSVEGCVRFDFPSVYRGVEVEGVKLCFKRGEVVEYDAVKGRDFLAKMLSVDEGAKRLGELAFGLNYGITRATREILFDEKIGGTIHMALGNGYPETGSRNKSAIHWDLIKDMRDPEARVYADGELIYKAGRFLLEE; encoded by the coding sequence GTGTCCATCGTATTCCCCGCGTATCTCGAGAAGTACGCGCGGCTCCTCGTAGACTACAGCGTCGAGGTTAAGCGCGGCGACCGTGTCGTTATAAGGACGTGGCTTGAGGCTCTCCCCCTCGCAAGGCTCGTCTACCGCGAGGTGCTGAGGAGGGGCGCGCACCCCGCACTATACCTGGAGGATGATATCCTCGCCGAGATATTCTACCGCGAGGCTAGCGACGAGCAGATCGATTTCGTTGACGCCCTCCGCCGCAGCATATACACCGAGTTCGACGTCGTGATAACCCTCTTTGCCCCGAGCCACTTGAAGAATCTTGTGAGTATCCCGCCGGAGAAGCAGGCTAGGAGGAGCAAGGCCCTCGAGCCCTACTTCACGAGGTTCCTCCAGGAGGCCGCTGAGGGCAAGAAGAGGTGGGTTCTCGCCGCCTACCCGACGCTCGCGATGGCCCAGGAGGCTGGCATGACGCCTATCGAGTTCGAGGAGTTCGTGGCAAGAGCAGTGAAGGTCACGGAGGACGACCCGGTCGCCGCGTGGAGGAGGCAAGCCGAGTACCAGAGGAGGATAGTCGACGAGATCCTCTCGAAGGCTGATGAGCTTGTCTTCAAGGGCCCGGGCATCGACCTAACCGTGAAGGTCGGTGGCCGCCGCTGGATCGTTGACGACGGCCACGAGAATATGCCGGGTGGCGAGGTGTTCACGGGCCCCGTCGAGGATAGCGTGGAGGGCTGTGTACGCTTCGACTTCCCGAGCGTCTATCGCGGCGTGGAGGTAGAGGGCGTCAAGCTGTGCTTCAAGAGGGGCGAGGTTGTAGAGTATGACGCCGTCAAGGGCCGCGACTTCCTCGCTAAGATGCTGAGTGTGGACGAGGGCGCCAAGAGGCTAGGAGAGCTGGCCTTCGGGCTGAACTATGGCATAACCAGGGCGACGCGAGAGATACTCTTCGACGAGAAGATAGGGGGTACCATCCACATGGCGCTTGGAAACGGCTACCCGGAGACCGGCTCGAGAAACAAGAGCGCCATCCACTGGGACCTGATAAAAGACATGAGGGACCCAGAGGCACGCGTCTATGCCGATGGCGAGCTTATCTACAAGGCTGGCAGGTTCCTACTAGAGGAGTGA
- the cas4 gene encoding CRISPR-associated protein Cas4: protein MPRILAVVYRAKERDFAEKLEEATREDIVYVTDLTSCSQKRVFRLSMPLLSFRFEPAMLLGELVHRGLEAILEEEGWATEMEVVKRFEIDGEVYELRGRVDAALVTEDGVEEVVEIKTARSVEKPLEHHVLQLQVYMTLLGAKRGTLVYVTPDRVVEYAVGPREVDVEQLVRETVHNLARPRFDWECRYCPYRRYCPYVRSQEH from the coding sequence GTGCCTCGCATCCTCGCGGTCGTCTACCGGGCTAAGGAGAGGGACTTCGCGGAGAAGCTGGAGGAGGCTACGCGCGAGGACATAGTGTACGTGACGGATCTCACCTCGTGTAGCCAGAAGAGGGTCTTCCGCCTCAGCATGCCGCTGCTCTCATTCCGCTTCGAGCCGGCCATGCTCCTCGGGGAGCTTGTGCACCGTGGCCTCGAGGCTATACTCGAGGAGGAGGGCTGGGCAACCGAAATGGAGGTCGTGAAGCGCTTCGAGATAGACGGGGAGGTTTACGAGCTCCGTGGGCGTGTCGACGCTGCACTAGTCACGGAGGATGGCGTGGAGGAGGTCGTGGAGATAAAGACTGCTAGGAGCGTCGAGAAGCCCCTGGAGCATCACGTTCTCCAGCTCCAGGTTTACATGACGCTACTGGGCGCCAAGCGGGGGACGCTAGTCTACGTGACGCCGGATAGGGTGGTGGAGTATGCTGTTGGGCCCCGCGAGGTTGACGTGGAGCAGCTTGTGAGGGAGACTGTCCACAACCTGGCGCGACCCAGGTTCGACTGGGAGTGCCGCTACTGCCCGTACCGCAGGTACTGCCCATACGTGAGGAGCCAGGAGCACTAG
- a CDS encoding CBS domain-containing protein: MLPAVEADARIADAIRVMREYGLYHVLVTSGERVEGILSVVDAARSFMEKLEAAGDVERVDAVRRFFEERVSRLATRPVIVVEEGVSMRDAARIMHSHRIGCLPVVKDDVVTRAICEPDVVRALVEEGRRDPVYRHATRRLVYVEYEATIMEALGVIVEGGFRRLPVLARGALAGITTVHMLMEALVANPKMLYEQVGRVMKPAVTVDLWTPVYKAAEEVLRSNVGAVILVEGGTLAGIFTERDAVRVYAG; this comes from the coding sequence ATGCTTCCAGCTGTCGAGGCGGATGCCCGCATAGCCGACGCTATACGCGTCATGAGAGAGTATGGGTTGTACCATGTGCTTGTCACGAGTGGCGAGCGTGTAGAGGGTATACTGTCTGTCGTGGATGCCGCAAGGAGCTTCATGGAGAAGCTCGAGGCGGCGGGTGACGTCGAGAGGGTTGACGCGGTGAGGAGGTTCTTCGAGGAGAGGGTGTCGAGGCTAGCTACGCGCCCAGTTATCGTCGTCGAGGAGGGAGTGTCGATGAGGGACGCTGCTAGGATAATGCACTCTCACCGTATAGGCTGCCTCCCGGTAGTAAAGGATGATGTCGTTACACGCGCGATATGCGAGCCGGACGTGGTGCGTGCTCTCGTGGAGGAGGGTAGGCGCGACCCCGTCTACCGCCACGCGACCCGGCGCCTGGTGTACGTGGAGTACGAGGCGACGATAATGGAAGCTCTTGGGGTGATAGTTGAGGGCGGGTTCCGCAGGCTGCCGGTGCTGGCTAGGGGCGCGCTCGCCGGGATCACAACAGTGCATATGTTGATGGAGGCTCTAGTGGCTAACCCAAAGATGCTCTACGAGCAGGTTGGTAGGGTCATGAAGCCCGCTGTTACAGTCGACCTCTGGACACCGGTCTACAAGGCGGCTGAGGAGGTGCTCAGGTCCAACGTGGGCGCGGTTATCCTGGTGGAGGGTGGTACCCTCGCCGGGATATTCACCGAGCGCGACGCCGTGAGGGTATACGCTGGCTAG
- a CDS encoding TIGR04053 family radical SAM/SPASM domain-containing protein — translation MHVGRWPFDEKPLLVFWETTKACLLVCKHCRAKAIREPLPGELDTREGKRLIEMVAEFGRPYPILVFTGGDPLMRKDVWELLEYAKSLGLRVGLAPSITPLLTPENIKRIARVVDAVSISLDAPSPAIHDAIRGYEGIWGKTIEVIKRFIEEGVRVQVNTVVLRETAPHLADMAKLLVDLGVKTWEVFYLVPVGRANLELMPTPSEFEDVSHFLYEASKYGILVRTTEGPMFRRVAWTRRALEEKGLDPDEVLKPGPLYQKLVARLRELLGEPRGQPLAQTVGTRDGKGIIFIGYDGRVYPSGFMEYHVGSIREKSLKEIYQEHPLLRKIRAAEFKGRCGLCEFRDICGGSRARAYHVTGDPLGEDPACPYQPGEYTKLAEKLSLPLNPPLKPVPRQQKE, via the coding sequence GTGCATGTAGGCCGATGGCCATTCGACGAGAAGCCTCTCCTGGTATTCTGGGAGACTACGAAGGCGTGCCTCCTGGTCTGTAAGCACTGCAGGGCCAAGGCGATCAGGGAGCCTCTGCCCGGGGAGCTGGACACGAGGGAGGGCAAGAGGCTCATAGAGATGGTTGCAGAGTTTGGCAGGCCATACCCGATACTCGTGTTCACCGGCGGAGACCCCCTGATGCGCAAGGATGTATGGGAGCTTCTCGAGTACGCGAAGAGCCTTGGTCTACGCGTGGGCCTCGCACCCAGCATCACACCGCTATTGACACCAGAGAACATCAAGAGGATAGCAAGGGTGGTAGACGCTGTCTCCATCAGCCTCGATGCGCCTAGCCCAGCGATCCACGACGCTATAAGGGGGTACGAGGGCATCTGGGGGAAGACAATCGAGGTTATCAAGAGGTTCATCGAGGAGGGTGTACGCGTACAAGTCAACACTGTTGTGTTGAGGGAGACCGCGCCACACTTAGCCGACATGGCCAAGCTACTCGTAGACCTGGGCGTCAAGACCTGGGAGGTGTTCTACCTGGTCCCCGTTGGCAGAGCCAACCTAGAGCTAATGCCCACGCCCAGCGAGTTCGAGGACGTCTCGCACTTCCTCTATGAGGCTTCGAAGTACGGCATCCTAGTGAGGACGACAGAGGGCCCAATGTTCAGGAGGGTAGCGTGGACGCGGAGAGCCCTGGAGGAGAAGGGCCTCGACCCCGACGAGGTGTTGAAACCCGGCCCGTTGTACCAGAAGCTCGTCGCGAGGCTAAGGGAGCTGCTAGGAGAGCCTCGCGGCCAGCCTCTAGCCCAGACGGTGGGCACGAGGGACGGCAAAGGAATCATATTCATCGGGTATGATGGTCGCGTCTATCCAAGCGGGTTCATGGAGTACCACGTCGGCAGCATCAGGGAGAAGAGCCTAAAGGAGATCTACCAGGAGCATCCACTCCTCCGCAAGATACGCGCAGCGGAGTTCAAAGGAAGGTGCGGGCTCTGCGAGTTCCGCGACATATGCGGCGGTAGCCGCGCAAGAGCCTACCATGTCACCGGTGACCCTCTAGGCGAGGACCCAGCCTGCCCCTACCAGCCCGGAGAGTATACCAAACTCGCAGAGAAGCTATCACTACCGCTAAACCCGCCGCTAAAGCCCGTCCCCCGGCAACAAAAGGAGTAA
- a CDS encoding glycosyltransferase yields MRVFVAWRRISARTRDLAGSLRAKLVFIRSGPPYIRACIETKRVLEELRPQTVIVQLPQGPLLYRVAQLRDRLGYVLVADVHTAMVVHDTLKSLVLNKPFTRYLRRADIVVVHNRLVARLVEEKIGVEPSRILVVYDPPPRMEPVEEPPFAKELGEFILVPAGWAADEPLEEIVEAFCASKASSKYRLVLTGDYGRARRRATRIASMCRAVMLTGFLPAPQYNWLVRNATAVIAATLREYTFLRAAWEAIVLHKPLLASRTRTMEDLLGADYPGLFNPRSGDLERLLGGLAEGNLIEELRASVARLAERLVPEQRSMLEELDRRIRELETSKLECGCSFTR; encoded by the coding sequence GTGAGGGTATTCGTCGCGTGGCGGAGGATCAGCGCGCGCACCAGGGATCTCGCCGGGAGCCTGAGAGCAAAGCTAGTGTTCATAAGGAGTGGCCCGCCCTATATCCGCGCGTGTATCGAGACTAAGCGTGTCCTTGAGGAACTCCGGCCACAGACCGTTATCGTTCAGTTGCCGCAGGGGCCTCTCCTCTACCGCGTGGCTCAGCTACGCGATAGGCTAGGCTATGTGCTCGTTGCCGATGTGCACACGGCTATGGTTGTGCATGACACCCTCAAGAGCCTGGTGTTGAACAAGCCGTTTACGAGGTACTTGCGCAGAGCGGATATCGTGGTTGTGCACAACCGGCTGGTTGCTAGGCTCGTGGAGGAGAAGATAGGGGTAGAGCCCAGCCGCATACTGGTCGTCTACGACCCGCCGCCCAGGATGGAGCCGGTCGAGGAGCCACCATTCGCCAAGGAGCTCGGAGAGTTTATCCTCGTGCCGGCTGGCTGGGCTGCCGACGAGCCGCTAGAGGAGATAGTCGAGGCGTTCTGCGCGAGCAAGGCCAGCAGTAAGTACAGGTTGGTGCTCACAGGCGATTATGGTAGGGCGCGGCGCCGCGCCACGAGAATAGCTAGTATGTGCAGGGCGGTGATGCTCACCGGGTTCCTGCCAGCACCCCAGTACAACTGGCTCGTGAGAAACGCTACCGCGGTGATAGCGGCGACGCTGAGAGAGTATACCTTCCTCCGCGCAGCGTGGGAAGCGATAGTGCTGCACAAGCCGCTCTTGGCATCCAGGACGCGCACCATGGAGGACTTGTTGGGGGCTGACTACCCAGGGTTGTTTAACCCCCGGAGCGGTGATCTGGAGAGGTTGCTGGGTGGGCTAGCCGAGGGCAATCTCATCGAAGAGCTTCGTGCCAGCGTGGCACGCCTGGCGGAGAGGCTTGTACCCGAGCAGAGGTCCATGCTCGAGGAGCTTGATAGGAGGATTCGCGAGCTGGAGACGAGCAAGCTGGAGTGCGGGTGTAGCTTCACCAGGTGA
- a CDS encoding DHH family phosphoesterase codes for MRRAAVVSHWDVDGVASAAIAKRLGASIVKLASITALPRMIEEAVQSLEKSGGDTLIIADLNPSPGQELLIVTSLDYALSLGVRIIWLDHHEWEQRIIEELRGMGVDVRVDTGRVAAELVMEALGCRDGVCMRLVELAVDDDRFVNSDRLAVRWRRLLRWYGWRVRYQAVEEWARGRIWPEWARSLWEKMEEEYERLMEKTVAGVQIHKRNGLSIATVRVASEKLHPGEVHERLLEKGVEADIYAMIYENGVSLRSSTAPLACIARLLGGGGHDNAAGIPGGEWTPESLVDALLGALERCASERPTDAIRARASLATWARAS; via the coding sequence TTGAGGCGTGCAGCGGTAGTCTCGCACTGGGATGTGGATGGTGTCGCCTCGGCGGCTATCGCGAAGAGGCTAGGGGCTAGTATAGTGAAGCTTGCGTCTATCACGGCGCTCCCGCGTATGATCGAGGAGGCTGTACAGAGCCTAGAGAAGAGCGGCGGCGACACCCTCATAATAGCTGATTTGAACCCGTCGCCTGGCCAAGAGCTGTTGATAGTAACGTCGCTGGACTATGCGCTGAGCCTGGGGGTCCGCATAATCTGGCTTGATCATCACGAGTGGGAGCAGAGGATTATTGAGGAGCTTCGCGGCATGGGTGTAGACGTGCGCGTTGACACGGGGAGGGTCGCAGCTGAGCTGGTGATGGAGGCTCTTGGGTGCCGCGACGGCGTATGCATGAGGCTCGTGGAGCTCGCGGTTGATGACGACCGTTTCGTCAACAGTGATAGGCTTGCTGTGAGGTGGAGGAGGCTTCTACGCTGGTATGGCTGGAGGGTGAGGTACCAGGCTGTTGAGGAGTGGGCTAGGGGCAGGATATGGCCAGAGTGGGCTAGGAGCCTATGGGAGAAGATGGAGGAGGAGTACGAGAGGCTCATGGAGAAGACTGTGGCGGGCGTCCAGATCCACAAGAGGAATGGGCTGAGCATTGCTACCGTTCGGGTTGCCAGCGAGAAGTTACACCCGGGCGAGGTGCACGAGAGGCTCCTGGAGAAGGGGGTTGAGGCCGACATCTACGCAATGATATACGAGAATGGCGTTAGCCTACGCTCCTCGACGGCGCCCCTCGCGTGCATAGCGAGGCTACTAGGGGGAGGTGGTCACGACAACGCCGCGGGTATACCGGGTGGAGAGTGGACACCAGAGTCCCTCGTGGACGCCCTGCTGGGGGCGCTGGAGCGCTGTGCGAGCGAGAGACCCACCGATGCTATAAGGGCGCGTGCGTCCCTGGCAACCTGGGCGAGGGCGAGTTGA